catacggctgctttccactttcgtttcatccctacgatgtGACAAGAACCGTCGATGAAAAGAGCATAGCGTGTGTCTCCcgatggcagttggttgtatgGTGGAGCTCCTTCAGCACGTCACTTGTTCTTGTTCCTCTTCATCAGTGAcaccaaagttttcaccttcaggccaatttgtgattattcccaacatcccagggcgattcagtttcCCGAtacgggcgcgctgtgtgatgagagcaatccatttgctccatgtggcattggtggcgtGATAGGTGGAGGGAACCTTTGCTcccagagaaggaggaaggcctctgttcttagagatgaaatgctcccagagatggatgaagagaacttttatttctgaacagctcaaccttagaattgtaccccagtaattcaagattggaccctcgaaagcagttgtgggaaaagctgcaagtcgggggggggggggagaagggactcacatgcgagcagagaaccaacccgggcggctggctcgttgtgataatgttttcatagcatgggcaagagagactcctcttcctaaatggactgaacaaggttattatggaagtggtaaacagactgaatatctcaagggttgtctttttacattgtcagtgggagaagggagaaaggtgggggggaggagaagtgttctgaaggtgtggtatgattttttttttcttcttttagctctgttaataaatttctttatattcttttaagtttggtgcctgctttgcatttctcctaattcttatctcacagaagataaatagtagtgagtattttagaccaaaccactatactaaattggtgtttctgcccggttacaaaccgaacccgctacaaggggatttccaagaggggaggCATCTGAGGGGGCAGGGTCTCAGGGGATTGACAgggaccatataagggtaattGGGGAGGGCTTGAGTGACAGACACTGAACAATCCAGAACtccaggaggggtttgggtgattgatagggaaggagccagaacaaggggaggggATAACCATATTGGGAGCACCGGGGGAGTggcttgggtctggggcaaACCAACTGGGAGTAGAAGTGGGGAGGGTAGGGACGAACCATTAGGGtacaaagaacatacaaaaatacaataaaaacatcaCATCACCACATCTCTCcgttttttgttttaaaaattttaaaattgttttcttgttcGCACAACCAGtctggtggagctgctgctgcttcttctgttaCTTCTGTATAATTGACTTGAGGGAGTGCAGTGGCGGTAACAGAAACGCAAAATTTCTTTAATAAACTGAATAGAAACAAAACTAATAGAGTAAACAAGATCAAAAATCACTGGTGAGAAAATCAAGACCCAAACATGAAAACTCAGGGACAAACAGGGATGTGGGGAAATCTTGGGGTTGGTGACGCCACTTCCTCCTCCCGGTGCACACATCCACCTGGGGGTCTGAGGGTCTCACCTGATGTTTTGGGGTATACGGTTTCACCCACTTTTGTGGGATCCACCTCACTCCTAGGGGTGTGGATATGCAAGCGTACCCACAACCCCAAGTGACCAGCTTGTACGGCCCCACAACCTTACCGCTTTCTGGATCTCTTATAAGGACTGGCGGATGCTCACTTAGAGGGTATCTGCTGTATGGACAGAAGTGTCTTGCCACTGGCAGGTTCATGTTGTTAAATGAGCAGTTCAAAAAATTGATCACAAAGAGAGCTTTGCTTAGCCGATCCTGTGGGGAAAGCTCTCTACTGCTTGCCCATTGGTGCTTCAGGGTGGTTTTGAGCGTTTGGTGGGCCCGCTCAATCACCACTTGGCCAGTCAGGGAGTAAGGGATGCCCTTTTTATGTCTTACTCCCCACTCGTCCAGGAACTCCTTGAAAGCCTCTGATCTATATGCAGGGCCACTGTCTGTTTTGACTTCCTTGGGGACCCCCAAGACTGCAAACGCCTGCAGAGGGTGTTTCCTGGCATGTTCAACCTTTTCTCCTGCGTGGGCAGAGGCGTAGACTGCTCCGGAAAAAGTATCTATATTCACATGGACATACTTTAGTCGGCCAAATTCGGGAAAGTGCGTGACATCTGTGTGCCACACTTCACAGCTAGCCAACCCTCTGGGGTTCACCCCAGTGCCTAATGAGGGGAGGGCTGACCGCTGACAATGTGGGCACAATACCCACGATGGCCTTCGCCTGACTCCGCGTCAGGTGGAGCTGACGGACCAATCTGGGTCCGTTCTGGTGGAACATTTGATGGCTCAGTTTCGCTTGCTCGAAAACTTTTGACGTCCTGGCCATCTCTGCAGGGGCGGCAAGGGCATCCGCTCTCTCATTGCCCTTGGCTATCGGGCCTGGCAGGTCCGTGTGCAGCCTCACATGCATCACAAAGAATGGGTGCTCTCGGTGGGAGACAAGATACACTAACTTTGAGAGCAACTGGAAGAGATGTTCGTTTGAAACCTCTTTCAGAATAGCATTTTCTGCTCTCGCTACCACTCCTATGACATAGGCCGAATCTGTGACCAGACTGCATGGCTCAGGGAACCTCTCAAAGGCTCTGACGACAGCGGCCAACTCAGCAATTTGAGGGGAACCCTCTGCGTACTCAACGTCTGCCTCCCACTGCTGAGTTTGATGATCCTTCCAGATCATCACGGCTCTACGGGATGCTCCGGACACATTGTAAAAATTGTCACAGCTTCTAGAGGTTGCCTGCTTCTAATCTTttgggaaaagaacaaaatgttccTGGAATAATTTGTGAGCAGGAGCGTGGACAGAAATCTGTCCTGTGTAGGTATCTAAAGCTATCTGAAGAGTTCCGTTCTCAGCCAGTAGTTGCTCGAACAtctctttggtcagtttggTGGAGGACAATTTGTCCTGCTCCAAACGGACCAGCAAGTGAATGCATGAAAAGTCACACCCAGCCAATTCCCAAAGCCTCGCCCGAGCTTTCTGAATTAACTGGGCCATCAGTTCCTTGGCCTTAGTGATGGTTTTGGACGTTGTGTTGCTCAGAAACACCCACTCGATGATTCAGAGAGGGTCTTTCTGGCTCCGGTCCCACTGGAATATGAGCCCGTTGAGGTGGGGCAACTCTCCCATTACAATGAATTTGAAGGGCAGTTCCAATTTGCAACTATGCGCCTGCCTCTCACGGATCTTAACCTCTACCTTTTCCAAGGCAGGCCTTGTCTCTGGGGTCAAGGTCCTAGGAGAACtcagctcctccttccctttcaaCAAATTGAGAAGGGGGGCTAGGTCTTTGGCGGTAATCCCCAGCCAGGGCCTGATCCATCCTAAAGTGCCACACAGTGAGTGGAGGTCCGCCAATGTTTGGGGATCACTTTTAATGGCCAATTTTTGAGGAACAATGGTCCTCTAAGTGATCTCCAACCTCAAATATTTCCAAGGGGGCATCTTTTGGACTTTGTCTTCCTGGAGAGTGAATCCAGCAGATGTCAAAACATTGATGACTTGGTCAAGGGTGTCTTGAAGTATCTGGTCATCGGGCGCGTACACTAGCACATCATCTATATAGTGCAGGATGATGGCTTCCCTCACAGTGGCACAAACTGGGGACAGCAATGAGGTGAtgtaccactggcagatggtaGGGGAGTTcttcataccttggggaagaACTCGCCAGTGGTATCGCTTCATTGGGGCTCCTCGGTTGGTGGTGGGAACCGACAAGGCAAACCGTGGAGCATCGGCGGGATCGAGgggaattttaaagaaacaatcTTTGATGCCTATAATTGCCAAATTCCAATTCTGGGGGAGCATTGCTGGGGAAGGCATCCCTGGTTGAATGGACCCCATGTCTACAATGACCTTGTTGATTTCCCCAAGGTCGTGGAGTAGTCGCCACTTGTCCTTCCCCGGCTTCTTGATGACAAAAACCGGAGAATTCCAAGGGCTGAAAGTTGGCGCGATGTTTCCTAGAGCCAACTGCTCCTCAATGAGTTCAGTGAGTGCCttcaatttctttccttctagtGGCCACTGATCCACCCAAATGGGAGAATCAGTTGTCCAATTTAACTTTTGAGTGGGGCACTCCACAGTGGCCGCAATTAAAAATCCTGAGGGGTTTTCAGGATCTCTAATCTCATCCCCCATTGTGACATGGCGTCCCGTCCCCACAGGGGTGCCTGATAATCCATCACGAATGGGCGTAAAGTAGCCAATTTCCCATCTGGTCCCTCAATTTGTACAATGCTCTTGGATATTTTTGCCGATTTTGTCCCTCCAATTCCCTGGATACGTCCTGCCATGGGTTGCAATTCCCAATGTGACGGCCACTGCCCCCAGGGAATGATCATGACATCTGCCCCCGTGTCCAGCAGGCCTTCCAAACAGATTGTGTCATTGCCTTGCTGGACATTACAATATATAATTGGTTTATTTTCCCCCACCACTTCTGCCCAGTAGACATCTGGGGACTTGCTGTCTACTGGGATTCCTGATGGTATGGAGATAGCCTGGCCAAGGACTTGCCCCTTGGCCAGATAGAAGGGTGGGTTGATACACCGTGCCACCAGCAGACGTTGTGCCGGGTCATTCGTGAAAATGGCCGGGCATGCTTCTAGCTCTTGAGGTGCGTGCTTTGTGTCTCCAACGGCCAGGCACTTACAGCTTCCCCCTGAAGGCACCAATCCTCCTTCCAGTGGTTCCACTGCAACTACTGTCCACTGATCCGATCTCAACAAGTGGTCCGTTGCCGTCCTCAGAGACAGTGGTGGTTGAGGGCGCCAGGTTTTGCCAGGATCCCTTGCTGTGGACGGAAAACCTGCACAAGAGTCACATCCGATTTTAATGTCACATCCGGTGAGTGGTGTTGTTCTTGATTCCCCCCCACTCCCCACAGGTCCTGCCTCATTTTTGTCCCCATGCGAGGCAGGACCGTGCTGTGCACCTAGTTTTTTTTTCGGCGCAGCACCAGGCGCCGATGGTGTTGGCGCTCTTCCCCGCCTTTCCCTTGCTGCATCTGCCGCCCTTTTGGGGCAGAACTTGGTGAAGTGTCCCACCTCCTGACAGTAAAAACATATAATTTCCCCCCTTAATCTTTGTGGTGTTTGCGATTGTGCTGGAGTTTGTGGGTGGACTGCCATGGCCGTTGTTGGAATGGGCCGTCGAGGTGGTTGTCTGGCATCCATTGTGGAAGCCGTCTTTATGCAGGCCTTCACGAGTGCAGGGAGCGTTGGCTCGGGGTATACTGGCAGACCCGGCGATCACCTTCTTGCATGCTTCGTTGGCATTCTCTTTGGCCACTTTGAGGATGATCGTTGGGTGCATGGCCTGATTCTCTACTTGCCGCTCTACCTGTGCCCTTATCTGGTCCGCAAACTCAATAAAGGATTGATTAGGGGCTTGTcttatatttaaataacttttggTGACTTCTGGGGTAGGTGcgggaaaggaaaggaaggccTTCTCCACTGCCGCCATTATTTTTTCTACGGTGGCCTTGGGTAAAACTCGGGCCTGTTCCCTAGGCTCTTTGTAGGCCTCTTCGCCGCACAGGTGGTCTAATGAAAGAGCCAATTCATCAGTGTCAACAGCCGTGTTTTGGTCTCTCCATAGGTGCAGAATGAGTGCCTGCAAGGACCGCTTCCATGCCTGCTCCCATAGCATGTACTCAGTGGGGGCGAGCAGGCATGCAAACAGCTCCTTGATGtcctgttggggttttagtttagtctgtttttttctctgttaaaggaattttctcccatatgcatgttgctaggggacaaatagctgtacttaagaaagacaaaaggggagtggggcggacctggctactcctttgtctacacctgggtgtggggtcagttcgctctgagcgtccggagagagaagctgcagagaaaggagctgctgcttctttctttttggccgttctttcttcctgctggaaacaacgccgggaccccaaaagccgctttccctgccctgctggagaccgagctgtggctgccctgctccgctgctgcttcgagctttcgctacgctgtagccctgctcgccctgcctgcctgggcctccgtgggtttttcccatctggatacatctcgtctgccacccgggatttgcgttcgtccctgccgttccagcctgctgttcctgagagcccgggatcaactgcccagcggtttgtgaagcctttgttccatcccttcccgggatcccggggcaccggtgccgcgtgtgtcccgagctcgctccggagcgccccctgcagccgcgggggaaccatcgcacctgccctgctcaccgggagccgccagcgcccctgccggctgcgagcggaactgcacccgaggggaaatagcctgacagccgagaaggctggcactgggtttgtgattgctgttactgccatagttgttgttgttttgtttgactggttatatacatatatatatatagtaaagaactgttattcctatttcccacatcttcgcctaaaggctcttgatttcaaaatataataacttggagggaaaaggggttatatctgccacttcaaggggggcctctgccttccttagcagacacctgtctttcaaaaccgagacagatcttggcgcccaacgtggggcctaagggcattaagagatagaggtgaaaaaggaataacagttcctggataactttattttgtgtgctggatattggaaccttgttaggcagcactatgtggtctagtttaccctggttcgggtggcatgtagccgtggctatattcttcccctttgcagctccttacttgaatatgggtcctctgactaaggctaccattgctgttatccagcttgcgttatgggtcgagaaggtgaggaattcatgggtttttaacttcctccggaatgcgggcacatggataaacagctatcacacactgagcacatgtttttggggttatgttaacaatggtaccttctgtgaggaaatgacaccaggggaagttttctcccaacccctcaaccagttctttgggcccaccccatcaattttcgaagggtttaaattccctctgaatactaaccatctgctgctgataggcctactctatttagcattcaaggataagttgagattggcttggatatctacccggacaccagccccagagactagagatcctaccccagagcctgatcctgccccagaacctgacatggccccagagagtagagttcctaccccagagcctgatcctgccccagagcctgacacggccccagacactagagatcctaccccagagccagagcctgccacagccccagacactagagatcccgccccacagactgatactgcccaacagtccacctcagaaatggactacccaaactgggtgggggtactggcaaaagggatgcaggagatgtgccaggagatgggtcaggtgcgccaggagatatgccaggagatgggccaggtgcgcaaggagatgtgccaggagatgggccaggtgcgccaggagatatgccaattgctaagggaatacacctcctcagctagtgaaaaaccctctccctgccccaaagagggtgagtccgatggtgcagcagtggaacccacggatgttacaaccatccaggcttcagctgaaccacaaggacaaccacagccagcagcagtcgcccctgtgcaaaggaggaagtataagaccaaatcagtacgaccagttaatgatgatgggcaaccagggccctcacaaccagcaggagagccagagccagaagtcatcactgagtccctgtcgcacgacagtctccgtgctatgcgaaacgacattgtgcgaagggggcgtgagccttataccacctggctgcttcgggtttgggaccttatgggcacaagtgtgcaactggatagtggtgaggcaaggtatctgggatcgttgacccaggacccgggtgtggaccagatatttgtgagggagccagggcctctctctctttgggagcggctcttaatgagcgtgagagaaaggttcattcacaaagaaagaatgcaggagtatcatcatagaatgcagtggaagacactcaagcaagggatccaacagctaagagaggtggcaatattagaggtactctttgggaaggatggacagcatgataatgaccccgataagatcaggtgcacaggacagatgatgtggaacctggcaaggctagggccatcacaatacaccaccttcattgcaacgattgatgctgacaatacccgagaaacagtgggctctgttgccaacaggctcaggcattatgacagcatgatcaatggcccgctaaaagctcatgtctctgctgtggtccaggacctcaaagaggagatgaaggagatgagggaggagatgagggaggagatgagggaggagatgaggagggtcagcgtggcaccagtgcgagtcacaggcccccaagtcagagcccgtcgtccccctgcgagagagagagggtacaccccacgagctgagctgtggtttttcctgtgtgagcatggggaagacatgagaaggtgggatgggaaacccacctctgccctggcagcgcgggtgcgtgaactcaaggagggaggcactaaccgagggggttccgctaaggtgaaggtagcctcagcctcccgtgaccgagctgccaggcactatagaagggaggatgatatgtcggatccccttgaaggtacctcgagcatgtacgcccagggaaagaatgataaccagggctagaggggccctgcctctagccaggaagaggcacgggagaaccgagttttctggacggtgtggatccgatggcctggcacatcagagccacaaaaatatgatgcattggttgatactggagcacagtgtactttaatgccatcgggacatgtgggggcagaacctgtatccattgctggggtgaccgggggatcacagcagttgacccttttggaagctgaggtgagcctgactgggaaggagtggcaaaagcatccgattgtgaccggcccagaggccccgtgtattctgggcatagacttcctccggaatggctactacaaagacccaaaaggactcaggtgggcatttgggattgctgctgtggaggcagagggcattaggcaattgaacaccctgcctggactatctgagaatccttctgcagttgggctcctgaaagtggaagagcaacgagtgccaattgccacctcgacagtgcaccgccggcagtatcggacaaatcgagatgctgtgatccccatccacaagatgatccgcgagctggagagtcaaggggtggtcagcaagacccactcacccttcaacagccccatctggcctgtgcgcaagtctgacggggaatggagattgactgtggactatcgtgccctgaatgaagtgactccaccgttgagcgctgccgtgccagacatgttggagctccagtacgagctggagtccaaagcagcaaagtggtacgccactattgacattgccaatgcatttttctccattcctctggcagcagagcgcaggcctcagtttgccttcacccggaggggcgtgcagtacacctggaaccgactgccccaggggtggaagcacagtcccaccatctgtcatggactgatccagactgcactagaaaagggtgaggctccagaacatctgcagtacattgatgacatcattgtgtgggggaacaccgcaaccgaagtgtttgagaaaggagagagaataattcaaattctcctgcaagctggttttgccatcaagaagagcaaggtcaagggacctgcccgagagatccagttcctgggagtaaagtggcaagatggacgacgtcagattcccattgaggtcatcaataagatcacagcaatgtctccgccgaccaacaagaaggaaacacaagctttcctaggtgctataggtttctggaggatgcacattcccgagtacagccagatcgtgagtcctctctacctggttacccgcaagaagaatgatttccactggggccctgaacagcagcaggccttcgcccagatcaaacaggaaattgctcacgccgtagcccttggcccagtcaggacaggaccagaggtgaagaacgtgctctactctgcagccgggaacaagggtctgtcctggagcctctggcagaaggtgcctggtgagactcggggccgaccactgggattctggagccgaagctacagaggatctgaagccaactacactcccacagagaaggaaatcctggcagcttatgaaggagtccaggctgcctcagaagtaatcggcacagaggcacaactcctcctggcaccccgactaccggtgctggggtggatgttcaaaggaaagattccctccacgcatcacgccaccgacgctacttggagcaaatggattgccctcatcacgcagcgcgcccgaattggaaacccaagtcgccctgggatcttggaaataattacgaactggccggaaggtgagacttttgggttatcttctgaagaagaagaggagcaggtgacacgtgccgaagaagccccaccatataacgagctaccagagagtgaaagacaatacgccctcttcactgatggttcctgccgaattgtaggcgctagccggaaatggaaagccgctgtatggagccccacacgacaagttgcacaggctactgaaggagaaggtggatcgagccaatttgctgagctcaaagctgtccaattagctctggacatagctgaaagagagaagtggccaaagctctacctctacactgattcatggatggtagccaatgctctgtggggttggctggaaaggtggaataaggcaaactggcagcacagaggaaaaccaatctgggctgctgaagagtggaaagacattgccactcgggtagagaagctatccgtgaaggtccgtcatgtagatgctcacatccccaagagccgggctaatgaagaacatcgtaacaacaaacaggtagatcaggctgcgaaaatagaggtgtcccagatagacttggattggcaacataaaggagaactgttcctagctcgatgggcccatgatgcctcaggtcatcagggcagagatgccacctataagtgggcacaagaccgaggggtggatctaaccatggacagtatctcccaggtgatccatgattgtgagacatgcgctgcgatcaagcaggccaagcgggtgaagcccctgtggtacggtgggcgatggtccaaatacaggtatggggaggcctggcagattgattacatcacactgcctcaaacccgccaaggcaagcgctatgtgctcacaatgatagaagccaccactgggtggctggagacctaccctgtgcctcatgctactgcccggaacaccatcctgggcctggaaaagcaagtcctttggaggcatggcacccctgagagaatcgagtctgacaatgggactcatttcaagaacaaccttataaacacctgggctagagaacatggcatagagtgggtgtaccacatcccttaccatgcaccagcagctgggaaggttgagcggtgtaacggactgcttaaaaccaccttgaaggcactgggtggggggactttcaaaaactgggagatgcatttagcaagagccacctggttagttaacacccgaggctccaccagccgagcaggccctgcccaatctgaacccctacaaacaacagacggggataaggttccagtggtgcacatgagaggtatgcttggaaaaactgtttgggtaaagtctgccttgagcaaagacaaacccatccgtggggttgtttttgctcagggaccaggttgcacctggtgggtgatgcaaaaggatggagagacccgatgcttacctcaaggggaccttgttttagggtgaactacccatggctctgtacttgtatcagtatcagcatgtatatttgtatataatttgggtaatgcatagatttatatggttaaaaaagttaagtttcatgtaacatgttagtatgggaaaaaattcggggtggataatgttggggttttagtttagtctgttt
This sequence is a window from Corvus moneduloides isolate bCorMon1 chromosome Z, bCorMon1.pri, whole genome shotgun sequence. Protein-coding genes within it:
- the LOC116438560 gene encoding uncharacterized protein LOC116438560 — its product is MPRIVLQKSIGASAAPVGADFAGWCSRGRKRQPLSAGGIASLGKNPTCSTPSVEFGFPSTARDPGKTWRPQPPLSLRTATDHLLRSDQWTVVAVEPLEGGLVPSGGSCKCLAVGDTKHAPQELEACPAIFTNDPAQRLLVARCINPPFYLAKGQVLGQAISIPSGIPVDSKSPDVYWAEVVGENKPIIYCNVQQGNDTICLEGLLDTGADVMIIPWGQWPSHWELQPMAGRIQGIGGTKSAKISKSIVQIEGPDGKLATLRPFVMDYQAPLWGRDAMSQWGMRLEILKTPQDF